In a genomic window of Nitrospirota bacterium:
- a CDS encoding tetratricopeptide repeat protein: MSRISILVSKPVIHLTLIALIGLLAYSNTFDSPFQWDEGKFITDNPIIKDLSYFLKPSEAMGLGEYYGALKNRYIGYLTFALNYKLHGLDVRGYHIVNLSIHILNALLVYFLVVLTFKTPYLLTRPTGIASPSARNDRQGEARNDTSPVIARSVSDEAITLPLRCRSIGRSNLIALFSALVFVSHPIQTEAVTYIFQRFASLCAFFYLLSIVLYIKWRLCVKEKTPYVIARGNSPEAISGIATPSAHNDKKIITALLLYLGSLLSAILAMKTKENAFTLPVVIMLYEFFFFKGSRLKRILYLVPLLLTMLIIPISLIGIDKPVGEIIGDITTIVGGYEDTAKKTYLLTQFRVIVTYIRLLFLPINQNIDYDYPVFNSFLNPQVFLSFLFLIFLFSSAFYFLIRSKFSPVLRLIAFGIFWFFIALSVESSIIPIPMVINEYRVYLPSVGVFTAIAIGAFLVTERLKNKKTQTAILSFLTLIPLVLSYATYARNTVWKSEISLWEDIIKKSPHRARAHNNLGYAYLFKGLIDKAIEQYLIAIRLKDCHKTEAG; the protein is encoded by the coding sequence ATGAGTAGGATTTCTATTTTAGTCAGCAAGCCTGTCATCCACCTTACCCTCATAGCACTCATTGGTCTTCTTGCATACTCAAATACATTTGATTCACCGTTTCAATGGGATGAGGGGAAGTTTATAACAGACAACCCAATTATTAAGGACCTCAGTTATTTTCTCAAGCCTTCAGAAGCAATGGGATTGGGAGAATACTATGGTGCCCTCAAAAATAGATATATTGGTTACCTTACATTTGCCTTAAATTATAAACTTCACGGGCTTGATGTAAGAGGCTACCATATTGTAAACCTTTCAATTCATATCCTTAATGCCTTGCTTGTGTATTTTCTTGTTGTATTAACATTCAAGACTCCTTATCTTCTGACAAGACCAACAGGGATTGCTTCGCCTTCGGCTCGCAATGACAGACAGGGTGAGGCTCGCAATGACACCTCTCCTGTCATTGCGAGGAGCGTAAGCGACGAAGCAATCACCTTGCCATTGCGATGCCGAAGCATCGGCAGAAGCAATCTCATTGCCCTTTTCTCCGCCCTTGTTTTTGTCTCACATCCCATACAGACAGAGGCAGTTACATACATATTTCAGAGGTTTGCCTCTCTTTGTGCATTTTTCTATTTATTATCGATTGTTCTTTATATTAAATGGAGGCTCTGTGTAAAAGAGAAGACCCCATATGTCATTGCGAGGGGCAATAGCCCCGAAGCAATCTCAGGGATTGCCACGCCTTCGGCTCACAATGACAAAAAGATAATTACTGCTTTATTGCTCTATCTGGGTAGCCTTCTCTCAGCCATTCTTGCAATGAAGACTAAGGAAAATGCATTTACACTTCCAGTAGTTATAATGCTTTATGAGTTTTTCTTTTTTAAAGGTTCACGGTTGAAAAGAATCCTCTATCTTGTCCCACTTCTTCTGACCATGCTTATTATCCCAATTTCTCTTATAGGCATCGATAAGCCTGTTGGAGAAATCATAGGAGATATAACTACTATAGTAGGTGGTTATGAGGATACCGCAAAGAAAACATACCTTTTAACCCAGTTCAGGGTAATTGTCACATACATAAGGCTTTTGTTTTTACCTATAAATCAGAATATAGATTATGACTACCCTGTATTCAATTCATTTTTAAATCCACAGGTATTTTTGTCCTTTCTTTTTCTAATCTTTCTTTTTAGCTCTGCTTTTTATTTTCTTATAAGGTCTAAGTTCTCTCCAGTATTAAGGCTTATTGCCTTTGGAATTTTCTGGTTTTTTATAGCCCTTTCAGTTGAATCAAGCATAATACCGATACCAATGGTAATCAATGAATACAGGGTTTATTTGCCTTCTGTTGGGGTGTTTACAGCTATAGCCATTGGAGCATTTTTAGTTACAGAAAGGCTTAAGAATAAGAAGACTCAGACAGCTATACTGTCATTTTTAACTTTAATACCACTTGTGCTTTCATATGCCACTTATGCACGAAATACTGTGTGGAAAAGCGAGATAAGTCTTTGGGAAGATATAATTAAAAAATCTCCTCACCGTGCAAGAGCACATAATAACCTTGGTTATGCTTACTTATTCAAAGGCTTAATTGACAAAGCAATAGAGCAATATCTGATTGCCATAAGACTGAAGGATTGCCATAAGACTGAAGCCGGATGA
- a CDS encoding tetratricopeptide repeat protein has product MAIRLKPDDAKTHYNLGLVYCEKGFIDNAIEQYQIALRLMPDYVEAHNNLGNVYYKKGLIDKAIEQYLIALILKPDDAEAHNNLGLVYCEKGFIDNAIEQYQIASRLKPHDPDIWNNKGIALGELGRYEESLKDFEKAIKLKPDFANAWNNKGITLGILGRYESAIKDFEKAIELKPDLVEAHYNLGIVYIDKGELDKARKELETALQINPDYYQARQILNSIK; this is encoded by the coding sequence ATTGCCATAAGACTGAAGCCGGATGATGCAAAGACACATTATAACCTCGGCCTTGTTTACTGCGAGAAAGGCTTCATTGACAATGCCATAGAACAATATCAAATCGCATTAAGACTAATGCCGGATTATGTAGAAGCACACAATAATCTCGGCAATGTTTATTATAAGAAAGGCTTAATTGACAAGGCAATAGAGCAATATCTGATTGCATTGATACTGAAACCGGATGATGCAGAGGCGCATAATAACCTCGGCCTTGTTTACTGCGAGAAAGGCTTCATTGACAATGCCATAGAACAATATCAAATCGCATCAAGACTGAAGCCTCACGATCCAGATATATGGAATAACAAAGGAATTGCGCTTGGTGAACTCGGCAGATACGAGGAATCCCTCAAAGACTTCGAAAAAGCCATCAAACTGAAGCCCGATTTTGCAAATGCATGGAATAACAAAGGAATTACGCTCGGTATACTCGGCAGATATGAGTCCGCCATTAAAGACTTTGAAAAAGCCATAGAACTGAAGCCTGACCTTGTAGAGGCACATTATAATCTCGGCATTGTTTATATCGACAAAGGGGAGTTAGATAAAGCGCGCAAAGAATTAGAAACGGCTTTACAAATAAACCCCGACTACTATCAAGCACGACAGATTCTTAATTCCATAAAATAA
- a CDS encoding FAD-dependent oxidoreductase: protein MPEELYDVIIIGGGPAGLSAAQYSARSKLKTIVLDKSSSAGALAFAHKIENYPGICKPMTGKELLDIFRKQAVGFGAEYIEAQVVGVNLMGNLKEVFTMDKTYSGKTVILATGSMARKPSIKGEAGFLGKGVSYCAICDAPFFKGKKVSVVGDSEEAVKEAGILTRHAETVYLISALNAFKVSEDNPVFKSPNLKVILGHTVKAIEGTDVVQRLKMTDHTHKEATLEVSGVFIYMHGNRPVVDFLGGMLELNENECIATNRLMETSIPGVFAAGDVTCTEVRQVVISASNGCVSALSAEKYITHRRRTKHDWGASSPDH, encoded by the coding sequence ATGCCAGAAGAGCTATATGATGTAATAATCATAGGCGGAGGACCTGCCGGGCTTTCTGCGGCACAGTATTCGGCAAGGTCAAAGCTAAAAACAATCGTGCTCGATAAATCATCCTCTGCCGGTGCATTAGCCTTTGCACATAAGATAGAAAACTACCCCGGCATATGTAAGCCAATGACAGGCAAGGAGCTTCTTGACATATTCAGAAAACAGGCAGTGGGTTTCGGAGCAGAATACATAGAGGCACAGGTGGTAGGCGTAAACCTCATGGGAAATCTCAAAGAGGTCTTTACAATGGATAAAACATATAGCGGAAAAACAGTAATCCTCGCAACAGGCTCAATGGCAAGAAAGCCCTCTATCAAAGGCGAGGCAGGGTTCTTAGGAAAAGGGGTAAGCTACTGCGCTATTTGCGATGCACCGTTTTTTAAGGGCAAGAAGGTCTCTGTGGTCGGAGACTCGGAGGAGGCAGTTAAGGAGGCAGGGATTCTGACGAGGCATGCCGAAACCGTCTATCTCATATCAGCCTTAAATGCCTTCAAGGTAAGTGAGGACAACCCTGTCTTTAAATCCCCAAATCTCAAGGTCATTTTAGGACACACTGTTAAGGCAATCGAAGGCACAGATGTCGTCCAAAGGTTAAAGATGACCGACCATACTCATAAGGAGGCTACACTTGAGGTCTCAGGGGTCTTTATATATATGCACGGAAACAGGCCTGTGGTGGATTTCTTAGGCGGAATGCTCGAGCTTAACGAAAACGAATGCATTGCCACAAATAGGCTCATGGAGACATCAATCCCCGGTGTTTTTGCCGCAGGAGATGTTACATGCACAGAGGTAAGGCAGGTGGTTATTTCTGCATCGAATGGCTGTGTCTCTGCTCTTTCAGCAGAAAAATACATTACCCATAGAAGAAGGACAAAACATGACTGGGGGGCTTCAAGCCCTGACCATTGA
- a CDS encoding helix-turn-helix transcriptional regulator has product MDNIQKELGKTIRTLRKIKALTQEELGEKAGLSYKFIGEIERGEVNPSLNSLAGIAKALNVAVRDLFPQKADILSRISPSDLKTIKKSLKLLSRAFSRV; this is encoded by the coding sequence ATGGATAACATACAGAAAGAATTGGGTAAAACGATAAGAACTTTAAGGAAAATAAAGGCTCTGACTCAAGAAGAATTAGGTGAAAAGGCAGGTTTAAGCTATAAATTCATCGGAGAGATAGAAAGGGGTGAGGTGAACCCCAGTTTAAACTCCTTGGCAGGGATAGCTAAGGCTCTCAATGTAGCAGTAAGAGACTTATTTCCTCAGAAGGCTGATATATTATCAAGGATTTCCCCTTCCGACCTCAAGACCATCAAGAAATCCCTCAAGCTTCTTAGCAGAGCTTTTTCAAGGGTGTAG